The following are from one region of the Stigmatopora argus isolate UIUO_Sarg chromosome 9, RoL_Sarg_1.0, whole genome shotgun sequence genome:
- the LOC144081988 gene encoding FERM and PDZ domain-containing protein 3-like isoform X2, translating to MLKDDSLLLIPNVLKVFLENGQIKSFTFDSRTTVRDVISSLQDRLSLRYIEHFALVLEAGGLDQSQKLLLLQENQPLTHVVHRTYFQGMKCLFRICFFPKDPADLLRRDPAAFEYLYIQNRNDVIKERFGIDWKSDITLRLAALHIYITVSSARPNQKISLKHVEKEWGLEPFLPLTLLPTVKEKNVCKILSQLLKTYQHPPPSGNKVPPLQGKLQYLRVLNDLPPFGGILFNTVGLDEKQSATTLLVGPRHGISHVIDLKNNLTTVLTEFTRISKIQLYRESQGVARVEVSIHEGKPLVLLMEWPDASNFACLISGYFKLFVDPKRNIYFRISGQPHLTKTGLIVLAAITPESSLDSGHETNSSELTDVSEMVSAMKQNQNQAYLLAHHINKESRICRRDFPLAIPGCTAKTIGTGAFSLGQIRAGFPPKQVILSKTIPFKVSPSQDSGTVGVVTEQRGNQDTIPSEQTKEVKANLASTKASIPDPQAETPEEVKAPDIPPSVSVSKEPQLSNASGETQRLNLVNGVKEKSTTHMNIDKALSVLLPKDRTVSAKIPQNHMCQDAETASRETVKPSSSTEFLPVDDLFCTCPMQQELGIQLRIQDPQVQKVVMFQTSSPTDDERLRAKGLFMASSKENTGRIGKECSLAKPSTTVETKYPPHLPLERKEGAENKLDGALGKSHSESQICSIKSLPNLEDKTQNPSLERVSTLAANDSKKLCSVKGKSQRTAPFMSIRNLLSATFPARMRRETDERRAQLQKVRQYELEFLEELLKPKSSQGEFLPQGSSPVPSGTPCACQLRTSPVLKAPGISREQRRSCDCKRMCRGMRLPDTPVGSTTETQNRGRERTTTKTPPTVSKAPNSEGAARPSQNLEVKTARIRSISLESREPRGEQGTCLLPCTSQTNYVESPQNKKLQRRYSIGELDNNTNTPVYAEVKPKTKSLEKEMERVRATGLRLPTPVEPVHTQSLLAEGKGKKGVFYIQGNALLTESKDVSGEVLLTLPSEDSEDRDRCCSFCFCYRKCEETDESSEKDELSYSIPLQVLPGMELDSSTFPVVSKTLQVLSAEDCSGEEDIEKETQAQEIDLRACGTLEGSLARVEALQGKSFSLPDGFLNAQLDANELLAILRQCANSPQAEGEIRLQPSRIAEYKQELAVRFKEFRASCRRVASVEKSPTCMLAVVTASFQVLCDLTQTFIKLVRGVRTETQRQQLLRKVEEVAINYTLLLRAAEESMGHSSSLPTKTVSPQVSSDTHNMTSLTRPIKVPPAK from the exons ATGCTGAAGGACGACTCCTTACTACTCATTCCGAATGTTCTCAAGGTGTTTTTGGAGAATGGACAAATCAAGTCCTTTACCTTTGATAGCCGTACAACTGTGAGG GATGTGATCTCTTCCCTGCAGGACCGCCTCTCACTGCGTTACATTGAGCACTTTGCCTTGGTGCTGGAAGCAGGCGGTCTTGACCAGAGTCAAAAGTTGCTTCTGCTGCAGGAGAACCAACCCCTGACCCAC GTGGTGCATAGAACCTATTTCCAAGGAATGAAGTGTCTATTTCGCATTTGCTTCTTCCCCAAGGATCCAGCAGACTTGCTCAGACGGGATCCTGCAGCATTTGAATACCTCTATATTCAG AATCGCAATGATGTTATCAAGGAGCGCTTTGGCATTGACTGGAAATCTGACATAACGTTAAGATTGGCCGCTCTGCATATCTACATCACTGTATCCTCAGCAAGGCCCAATCAGAAAATCTCTCTCAAACACGTCGA AAAAGAATGGGGACTCGAGCCTTTTCTTCCGCTTACTCTGCTCCCAACAGTCAAGGAGAAGAATGTTTGCAAGATTCTGTCACAATTGTTGAAGACCTATCAGCATCCGCCACCATCAGGAAACAAG GTCCCACCTCTCCAAGGAAAGCTACAATACTTGCGTGTCCTCAATGACCTCCCACCTTTTGGAGGAATACTGTTCAACACAGTTGGACTG GATGAAAAACAATCAGCCACAACACTACTGGTGGGCCCTCGACATGGCATCAGCCATGTGATTGATCTGAAGAACAACCTGACAACAGTTCTGACTGAGTTCACTAGGATATCAAAGATCCAGCTCTATCGAGAAAGCCAAGGGGTAGCGCGTGTGGAGGTGTCAATCCATGAGGGCAAG CCCTTGGTGCTACTCATGGAATGGCCAGATGCCAGTAACTTTGCATGTCTCATCTCTGGCTACTTCAAACTGTTTGTAGACCCAAAAAGAAACATCTACTTCAGAATCTCCGGTCAGCCTCATCTGACTAAGACAG GCCTTATTGTCCTGGCAGCCATTACACCAGAATCATCGTTGGATTCGGGCCATGAAACTAATTCCTCTGAACTGACCGATGTTTCTGAGATGGTCTCAGCAATGAAGCAAAATCAAAACCAAGCCTACCTGCTAGCACACCATATCAACAAGGAAAGCCGCATTTGCCGCCGTGATTTTCCCTTGGCTATCCCTGGCTGCACAGCAAAGACGATAGGTACAGGGGCCTTTTCTCTGGGTCAGATCCGCGCCGGATTTCCACCGAAGCAAGTAATCCTAAGTAAGACTATTCCATTTAAAGTCAGTCCAAGTCAAGATTCTGGAACAGTCGGTGTGGTGACAGAGCAGAGAGGCAATCAAGATACCATTCCGAGTGAACAGACAAAAGAGGTTAAAGCAAACCTTGCTTCTACCAAAGCAAGCATACCTGATCCCCAAGCTGAAACACCCGAAGAAGTTAAAGCGCCTGATATTCCCCCATCAGTTTCAGTTTCCAAAGAGCCACAGTTATCCAATGCTTCAGGGGAGACACAGAGGCTAAATCTTGTCAATGgtgtaaaagaaaaatcaacaacGCATATGAATATAGACAAAGCCTTATCTGTTCTCTTACCCAAAGACAGAACTGTCTCAGCCAAGATTCCACAAAATCATATGTGCCAAGATGCCGAGACTGCCTCTAGAGAGACCGTGAAGCCTTCAAGCTCAACAGAATTTCTACCAGTGGATGATCTGTTCTGCACGTGCCCAATGCAACAGGAACTTGGGATCCAGTTAAGAATTCAAGATCCACAGGTTCAAAAGGTAGTGATGTTTCAAACATCATCTCCCACAGATGATGAGCGTCTTCGAGCTAAAGGCCTCTTTATGGCTAGCAGCAAAGAAAATACTGGAAGAAtaggaaaagaatgtagtttggCAAAACCTAGTACAACAGTAGAAACCAAGTACCCCCCTCATTTGCCCCTGGAAAGAAAAGAAGGAGCTGAGAACAAGCTTGATGGGGCCCTGGGTAAATCCCATTCCGAATCACAGATATGTTCCATAAAATCATTGCCTAACTTAGAAGATAAAACACAGAATCCTTCTTTAGAGAGAGTATCTACTCTAGCAGCAAATGATTCAAAGAAATTGTGCAGTGTAAAGGGGAAATCCCAGCGCACTGCCCCTTTTATGAGCATTAGAAATTTACTTTCAGCGACATTCCCAGCAAGAATGAGAAGGGAAACAGATGAGCGAAGGGCTCAGCTGCAAAAGGTACGCCAGTATGAGCTGGAGTTCTTAGAGGAGCTGCTGAAACCAAAGTCCTCGCAGGGGGAGTTTTTGCCTCAAGGATCCTCACCTGTACCTTCTGGGACTCCTTGCGCCTGCCAACTACGCACCAGTCCTGTCCTAAAAGCACCGGGTATCTCAAGGGAACAGCGACGCAGTTGTGACTGTAAGCGAATGTGCAGGGGCATGAGACTTCCCGATACACCAGTGGGCTCTACGACCGAAACACAAAATAGAGGCAGGGAGAGAACTACGACAAAGACCCCTCCGACAGTCTCTAAAGCACCTAACAGTGAAGGTGCTGCAAGGCCATCTCAGAACTTAGAAGTGAAGACTGCGCGAATCCGTTCCATCAGCCTTGAGTCGAGGGAGCCGAGGGGAGAACAGGGCACCTGCTTGCTCCCGTGTACCTCACAAACAAACTATGTGGAATCACCACAAAATAAGAAACTCCAAAGGCGATACAGCATCGGAGAGCTGGATAACAATACTAATACACCTGTTTATGCAGAGGTAAAGCCCAAAACAAAGAGTCTTGAGAAAGAGATGGAGCGAGTTCGAGCGACGGGATTAAGGTTGCCAACCCCGGTGGAGCCAGTTCATACACAGTCTCTTCTGGCAGaaggaaaagggaaaaagggTGTATTTTATATCCAAGGCAATGCGTTACTGACTGAAAGTAAAGATGTGAGTGGGGAGGTGCTGCTGACATTACCCAGCGAAGACAGTGAGGATAGGGATCGatgttgttctttttgtttctgctaCCGGAAGTGCGAGGAAACAGATGAGAGCAGTGAGAAGGATGAATTGTCATACTCGATTCCCCTTCAGGTTCTTCCAGGCATGGAGCTGGACTCAAGCACATTTCCTGTTGTCAGCAAAACCCTGCAAGTTCTAAGTGCAGAAGACTGCAGTGGAGAGGAAGACATAGAGAAAGAGACACAGGCACAAGAGATTGACTTAAGAGCTTGCGGCACACTGGAGGGCAGCCTGGCCCGGGTTGAGGCTCTGCAGGGGAAATCTTTCAGCTTGCCCGATGGCTTCCTAAACGCCCAGTTGGATGCTAACGAGTTACTCGCCATCCTGCGGCAGTGCGCTAACAGCCCGCAAGCCGAGGGTGAGATTCGTCTTCAGCCCTCACGGATTGCAGAGTACAAGCAGGAGCTGGCAGTGAGGTTCAAAGAATTCAGGGCATCCTGTCGGCGAGTGGCCAGCGTGGAAAAAAGCCCCACTTGTATGCTGGCTGTTGTCACGGCCAGCTTTCAAGTGCTGTGCGATTTAACTCAGACCTTCATCAAATTGGTCAGGGGGGTTCGCACAGAGACTCAAAGACAACAGCTGTTAAGAAAAGTCGAGGAAGTAGCTATTAACTACACATTGCTCCTTCGCGCAGCAGAAGAGTCGATGGGACATTCAAGCAGCCTCCCGACAAAAACAGTTAGCCCACAAGTGTCCTCCGACACGCATAACATGACCTCGCTCACTCGACCCATCAAAGTTCCTCCTGCCAAATAA
- the LOC144081991 gene encoding ribose-phosphate pyrophosphokinase 1-like isoform X1, translated as MPNIKIFSGSSHPDLSQKIADRLGLELGKVVTKKFSNQETCVEIGESVRGEDVYIVQSGCGEINDNLMELLIMINACKIASASRVTAVIPCFPYARQDKKDKVGSRAPISAKLVANMLSVSGADHIITMDLHASQIQGFFDIPVDNLYAEPAVLKWIRENIPEWKNCTIVSPDAGGAKRVTSIADRLNVDFALIHKERKKANEVDRMVLVGDVTARVAILVDDMADTCGTICHAADKLISAGATKVYAILTHGIFSGPAISRINNACFEAVVVTNTIPQEEKIRHCPKIQVIDISMILAEAIRRTHNGESVSYLFSHVPL; from the exons ATgccaaatattaaaatattcagCGGTAGCTCTCACCCAGATCTCTCTCAAAAGATAGCAGATCGCCTCGGTCTCGAGCTTGGAAAGGTTGTCACTAAGAAATTTAGCAATCAAGAAACATG TGTGGAAATAGGCGAGAGCGTACGAGGAGAGGATGTCTACATCGTCCAGAGCGGCTGTGGGGAGATCAATGATAATTTGATGGAGCTGCTCATCATGATCAACGCCTGCAAGATAGCATCCGCTTCCAGAGTCACCGCCGTCATCCCTTGCTTTCCGTACGCCCGCCAGGACAAGAAGGACAAGGTGGGG AGCCGGGCTCCCATCTCTGCCAAGTTGGTGGCCAACATGCTGTCCGTGTCAGGTGCTGACCACATCATCACGATGGACTTGCATGCCTCACAAATACAG GGATTCTTCGACATACCGGTAGACAACCTCTATGCAGAGCCCGCTGTGTTAAAGTGGATTAGAGAAAACATACCCGAGTGGAAGAACTGCACCATTGTCTCACCAGATGCTGGTGGAGCAAAAAG GGTCACCTCCATAGCTGACAGGTTAAATGTGGACTTTGCGCTCATCCATAAAGAGCGGAAAAAGGCCAACGAGGTTGACCGCATGGTACTCGTCGGGGATGTGACGGCTCGAGTTGCCATCCTCGTAGATGACATGGCAGACACCTGTGGGACTATCTGTCATGCTGCCGACaa GTTGATATCTGCTGGTGCCACAAAAGTGTACGCCATCCTGACCCATGGCATCTTCTCCGGCCCTGCCATTTCTCGCATCAATAATGCCTGCTTTGAAGCTGTTGTGGTCACTAATACAATACCCCAGGAGGAGAAAATTAGGCATTGTCCCAAAATACAG GTTATCGACATCTCCATGATCCTCGCAGAGGCCATCCGTAGAACCCACAATGGCGAATCAGTGTCATACCTATTTAGCCACGTCCCCTTGTAA
- the LOC144081988 gene encoding FERM and PDZ domain-containing protein 3-like isoform X1, translating to MLKDDSLLLIPNVLKVFLENGQIKSFTFDSRTTVRDVISSLQDRLSLRYIEHFALVLEAGGLDQSQKLLLLQENQPLTHVVHRTYFQGMKCLFRICFFPKDPADLLRRDPAAFEYLYIQNRNDVIKERFGIDWKSDITLRLAALHIYITVSSARPNQKISLKHVEKEWGLEPFLPLTLLPTVKEKNVCKILSQLLKTYQHPPPSGNKVPPLQGKLQYLRVLNDLPPFGGILFNTVGLDEKQSATTLLVGPRHGISHVIDLKNNLTTVLTEFTRISKIQLYRESQGVARVEVSIHEGKPLVLLMEWPDASNFACLISGYFKLFVDPKRNIYFRISGQPHLTKTDYRSSHHSHPRSGATGLPCGGRRGDERENLQRESGSSRALASAESQHLGLCHFHLQEQQFQELQAHSEAELDINENFISQEAPERPRTKSDPTQQSKEDVVMVTVSPPVEDPGFRIRAQTLAQTGKTQQYYCESCKDRHRTDDLSPTVNSGRKMGKTCSSGCASRNGGGVDLTALPPPGNEEDEEEEEEPPNGGEKLQPPQPAIAAPPPGFRDNSSDEDDSKRRRKTTIAKTDATTVKHHVKEDVPVTLIDNVATRTVRDHAQELDDALVSTLQALEALAASEDYPHHHQQPTQTAGLIVLAAITPESSLDSGHETNSSELTDVSEMVSAMKQNQNQAYLLAHHINKESRICRRDFPLAIPGCTAKTIGTGAFSLGQIRAGFPPKQVILSKTIPFKVSPSQDSGTVGVVTEQRGNQDTIPSEQTKEVKANLASTKASIPDPQAETPEEVKAPDIPPSVSVSKEPQLSNASGETQRLNLVNGVKEKSTTHMNIDKALSVLLPKDRTVSAKIPQNHMCQDAETASRETVKPSSSTEFLPVDDLFCTCPMQQELGIQLRIQDPQVQKVVMFQTSSPTDDERLRAKGLFMASSKENTGRIGKECSLAKPSTTVETKYPPHLPLERKEGAENKLDGALGKSHSESQICSIKSLPNLEDKTQNPSLERVSTLAANDSKKLCSVKGKSQRTAPFMSIRNLLSATFPARMRRETDERRAQLQKVRQYELEFLEELLKPKSSQGEFLPQGSSPVPSGTPCACQLRTSPVLKAPGISREQRRSCDCKRMCRGMRLPDTPVGSTTETQNRGRERTTTKTPPTVSKAPNSEGAARPSQNLEVKTARIRSISLESREPRGEQGTCLLPCTSQTNYVESPQNKKLQRRYSIGELDNNTNTPVYAEVKPKTKSLEKEMERVRATGLRLPTPVEPVHTQSLLAEGKGKKGVFYIQGNALLTESKDVSGEVLLTLPSEDSEDRDRCCSFCFCYRKCEETDESSEKDELSYSIPLQVLPGMELDSSTFPVVSKTLQVLSAEDCSGEEDIEKETQAQEIDLRACGTLEGSLARVEALQGKSFSLPDGFLNAQLDANELLAILRQCANSPQAEGEIRLQPSRIAEYKQELAVRFKEFRASCRRVASVEKSPTCMLAVVTASFQVLCDLTQTFIKLVRGVRTETQRQQLLRKVEEVAINYTLLLRAAEESMGHSSSLPTKTVSPQVSSDTHNMTSLTRPIKVPPAK from the exons ATGCTGAAGGACGACTCCTTACTACTCATTCCGAATGTTCTCAAGGTGTTTTTGGAGAATGGACAAATCAAGTCCTTTACCTTTGATAGCCGTACAACTGTGAGG GATGTGATCTCTTCCCTGCAGGACCGCCTCTCACTGCGTTACATTGAGCACTTTGCCTTGGTGCTGGAAGCAGGCGGTCTTGACCAGAGTCAAAAGTTGCTTCTGCTGCAGGAGAACCAACCCCTGACCCAC GTGGTGCATAGAACCTATTTCCAAGGAATGAAGTGTCTATTTCGCATTTGCTTCTTCCCCAAGGATCCAGCAGACTTGCTCAGACGGGATCCTGCAGCATTTGAATACCTCTATATTCAG AATCGCAATGATGTTATCAAGGAGCGCTTTGGCATTGACTGGAAATCTGACATAACGTTAAGATTGGCCGCTCTGCATATCTACATCACTGTATCCTCAGCAAGGCCCAATCAGAAAATCTCTCTCAAACACGTCGA AAAAGAATGGGGACTCGAGCCTTTTCTTCCGCTTACTCTGCTCCCAACAGTCAAGGAGAAGAATGTTTGCAAGATTCTGTCACAATTGTTGAAGACCTATCAGCATCCGCCACCATCAGGAAACAAG GTCCCACCTCTCCAAGGAAAGCTACAATACTTGCGTGTCCTCAATGACCTCCCACCTTTTGGAGGAATACTGTTCAACACAGTTGGACTG GATGAAAAACAATCAGCCACAACACTACTGGTGGGCCCTCGACATGGCATCAGCCATGTGATTGATCTGAAGAACAACCTGACAACAGTTCTGACTGAGTTCACTAGGATATCAAAGATCCAGCTCTATCGAGAAAGCCAAGGGGTAGCGCGTGTGGAGGTGTCAATCCATGAGGGCAAG CCCTTGGTGCTACTCATGGAATGGCCAGATGCCAGTAACTTTGCATGTCTCATCTCTGGCTACTTCAAACTGTTTGTAGACCCAAAAAGAAACATCTACTTCAGAATCTCCGGTCAGCCTCATCTGACTAAGACAG ATTACAGAAGCTCCCACCATTCACACCCACGTTCTGGGGCAACCGGCTTACCATGTGGAGGGCGGAGAGGGGACGAGAGAGAAAACTTGCAAAGGGAGTCAGGGTCTTCAAGGGCCTTAGCATCTGCAGAGTCTCAGCATCTAGGTCTGTGCCATTTCCACCTTCAAGAACAACAGTTTCAGGAGCTTCAAGCACACTCAGAAGCTGAACTTGACATCAATGAGAACTTTATTTCCCAGGAGGCCCCAGAGCGCCCTCGCACCAAGTCAGATCCCACGCAGCAAAGTAAAGAAGATGTAGTAATGGTAACAGTGAGTCCACCAGTCGAGGACCCCGGATTTAGAATCCGTGCCCAAACATTGGCTCAAACTGGGAAAACACAACAGTATTACTGTGAGTCCTGCAAAGACAGGCACAGGACCGACGATTTGTCCCCAACAGTGAACAGCGGTCGAAAAATGGGCAAAACTTGCTCGAGTGGTTGCGCTTCCAGAAACGGGGGTGGCGTTGATCTCACAGCTCTGCCGCCCCCTGGGAATgaagaagacgaggaggaggaggaagagccaCCCAATGGAGGAGAAAAGCTGCAACCACCACAACCTGCAATTGCTGCGCCACCACCTGGCTTCAGAGATAACAGCTCAGATGAAGATGACTCAAAGAGAAGGAGAAAAACTACCATCGCCAAGACAGATGCCACCACTGTGAAACACCATGTTAAGGAGGATGTACCTGTGacgcttattgataatgtggcCACGAGAACAGTCCGAGATCATGCACAGGAACTTGACGATGCTTTGGTATCCACCTTACAGGCTTTAGAGGCTTTGGCAGCTTCTGAGGACTACCCACATCATCATCAGCAGCCAACACAGACTGCAG GCCTTATTGTCCTGGCAGCCATTACACCAGAATCATCGTTGGATTCGGGCCATGAAACTAATTCCTCTGAACTGACCGATGTTTCTGAGATGGTCTCAGCAATGAAGCAAAATCAAAACCAAGCCTACCTGCTAGCACACCATATCAACAAGGAAAGCCGCATTTGCCGCCGTGATTTTCCCTTGGCTATCCCTGGCTGCACAGCAAAGACGATAGGTACAGGGGCCTTTTCTCTGGGTCAGATCCGCGCCGGATTTCCACCGAAGCAAGTAATCCTAAGTAAGACTATTCCATTTAAAGTCAGTCCAAGTCAAGATTCTGGAACAGTCGGTGTGGTGACAGAGCAGAGAGGCAATCAAGATACCATTCCGAGTGAACAGACAAAAGAGGTTAAAGCAAACCTTGCTTCTACCAAAGCAAGCATACCTGATCCCCAAGCTGAAACACCCGAAGAAGTTAAAGCGCCTGATATTCCCCCATCAGTTTCAGTTTCCAAAGAGCCACAGTTATCCAATGCTTCAGGGGAGACACAGAGGCTAAATCTTGTCAATGgtgtaaaagaaaaatcaacaacGCATATGAATATAGACAAAGCCTTATCTGTTCTCTTACCCAAAGACAGAACTGTCTCAGCCAAGATTCCACAAAATCATATGTGCCAAGATGCCGAGACTGCCTCTAGAGAGACCGTGAAGCCTTCAAGCTCAACAGAATTTCTACCAGTGGATGATCTGTTCTGCACGTGCCCAATGCAACAGGAACTTGGGATCCAGTTAAGAATTCAAGATCCACAGGTTCAAAAGGTAGTGATGTTTCAAACATCATCTCCCACAGATGATGAGCGTCTTCGAGCTAAAGGCCTCTTTATGGCTAGCAGCAAAGAAAATACTGGAAGAAtaggaaaagaatgtagtttggCAAAACCTAGTACAACAGTAGAAACCAAGTACCCCCCTCATTTGCCCCTGGAAAGAAAAGAAGGAGCTGAGAACAAGCTTGATGGGGCCCTGGGTAAATCCCATTCCGAATCACAGATATGTTCCATAAAATCATTGCCTAACTTAGAAGATAAAACACAGAATCCTTCTTTAGAGAGAGTATCTACTCTAGCAGCAAATGATTCAAAGAAATTGTGCAGTGTAAAGGGGAAATCCCAGCGCACTGCCCCTTTTATGAGCATTAGAAATTTACTTTCAGCGACATTCCCAGCAAGAATGAGAAGGGAAACAGATGAGCGAAGGGCTCAGCTGCAAAAGGTACGCCAGTATGAGCTGGAGTTCTTAGAGGAGCTGCTGAAACCAAAGTCCTCGCAGGGGGAGTTTTTGCCTCAAGGATCCTCACCTGTACCTTCTGGGACTCCTTGCGCCTGCCAACTACGCACCAGTCCTGTCCTAAAAGCACCGGGTATCTCAAGGGAACAGCGACGCAGTTGTGACTGTAAGCGAATGTGCAGGGGCATGAGACTTCCCGATACACCAGTGGGCTCTACGACCGAAACACAAAATAGAGGCAGGGAGAGAACTACGACAAAGACCCCTCCGACAGTCTCTAAAGCACCTAACAGTGAAGGTGCTGCAAGGCCATCTCAGAACTTAGAAGTGAAGACTGCGCGAATCCGTTCCATCAGCCTTGAGTCGAGGGAGCCGAGGGGAGAACAGGGCACCTGCTTGCTCCCGTGTACCTCACAAACAAACTATGTGGAATCACCACAAAATAAGAAACTCCAAAGGCGATACAGCATCGGAGAGCTGGATAACAATACTAATACACCTGTTTATGCAGAGGTAAAGCCCAAAACAAAGAGTCTTGAGAAAGAGATGGAGCGAGTTCGAGCGACGGGATTAAGGTTGCCAACCCCGGTGGAGCCAGTTCATACACAGTCTCTTCTGGCAGaaggaaaagggaaaaagggTGTATTTTATATCCAAGGCAATGCGTTACTGACTGAAAGTAAAGATGTGAGTGGGGAGGTGCTGCTGACATTACCCAGCGAAGACAGTGAGGATAGGGATCGatgttgttctttttgtttctgctaCCGGAAGTGCGAGGAAACAGATGAGAGCAGTGAGAAGGATGAATTGTCATACTCGATTCCCCTTCAGGTTCTTCCAGGCATGGAGCTGGACTCAAGCACATTTCCTGTTGTCAGCAAAACCCTGCAAGTTCTAAGTGCAGAAGACTGCAGTGGAGAGGAAGACATAGAGAAAGAGACACAGGCACAAGAGATTGACTTAAGAGCTTGCGGCACACTGGAGGGCAGCCTGGCCCGGGTTGAGGCTCTGCAGGGGAAATCTTTCAGCTTGCCCGATGGCTTCCTAAACGCCCAGTTGGATGCTAACGAGTTACTCGCCATCCTGCGGCAGTGCGCTAACAGCCCGCAAGCCGAGGGTGAGATTCGTCTTCAGCCCTCACGGATTGCAGAGTACAAGCAGGAGCTGGCAGTGAGGTTCAAAGAATTCAGGGCATCCTGTCGGCGAGTGGCCAGCGTGGAAAAAAGCCCCACTTGTATGCTGGCTGTTGTCACGGCCAGCTTTCAAGTGCTGTGCGATTTAACTCAGACCTTCATCAAATTGGTCAGGGGGGTTCGCACAGAGACTCAAAGACAACAGCTGTTAAGAAAAGTCGAGGAAGTAGCTATTAACTACACATTGCTCCTTCGCGCAGCAGAAGAGTCGATGGGACATTCAAGCAGCCTCCCGACAAAAACAGTTAGCCCACAAGTGTCCTCCGACACGCATAACATGACCTCGCTCACTCGACCCATCAAAGTTCCTCCTGCCAAATAA
- the LOC144081991 gene encoding ribose-phosphate pyrophosphokinase 1-like isoform X2, whose protein sequence is MPNIKIFSGSSHPDLSQKIADRLGLELGKVVTKKFSNQETCVEIGESVRGEDVYIVQSGCGEINDNLMELLIMINACKIASASRVTAVIPCFPYARQDKKDKSRAPISAKLVANMLSVSGADHIITMDLHASQIQGFFDIPVDNLYAEPAVLKWIRENIPEWKNCTIVSPDAGGAKRVTSIADRLNVDFALIHKERKKANEVDRMVLVGDVTARVAILVDDMADTCGTICHAADKLISAGATKVYAILTHGIFSGPAISRINNACFEAVVVTNTIPQEEKIRHCPKIQVIDISMILAEAIRRTHNGESVSYLFSHVPL, encoded by the exons ATgccaaatattaaaatattcagCGGTAGCTCTCACCCAGATCTCTCTCAAAAGATAGCAGATCGCCTCGGTCTCGAGCTTGGAAAGGTTGTCACTAAGAAATTTAGCAATCAAGAAACATG TGTGGAAATAGGCGAGAGCGTACGAGGAGAGGATGTCTACATCGTCCAGAGCGGCTGTGGGGAGATCAATGATAATTTGATGGAGCTGCTCATCATGATCAACGCCTGCAAGATAGCATCCGCTTCCAGAGTCACCGCCGTCATCCCTTGCTTTCCGTACGCCCGCCAGGACAAGAAGGACAAG AGCCGGGCTCCCATCTCTGCCAAGTTGGTGGCCAACATGCTGTCCGTGTCAGGTGCTGACCACATCATCACGATGGACTTGCATGCCTCACAAATACAG GGATTCTTCGACATACCGGTAGACAACCTCTATGCAGAGCCCGCTGTGTTAAAGTGGATTAGAGAAAACATACCCGAGTGGAAGAACTGCACCATTGTCTCACCAGATGCTGGTGGAGCAAAAAG GGTCACCTCCATAGCTGACAGGTTAAATGTGGACTTTGCGCTCATCCATAAAGAGCGGAAAAAGGCCAACGAGGTTGACCGCATGGTACTCGTCGGGGATGTGACGGCTCGAGTTGCCATCCTCGTAGATGACATGGCAGACACCTGTGGGACTATCTGTCATGCTGCCGACaa GTTGATATCTGCTGGTGCCACAAAAGTGTACGCCATCCTGACCCATGGCATCTTCTCCGGCCCTGCCATTTCTCGCATCAATAATGCCTGCTTTGAAGCTGTTGTGGTCACTAATACAATACCCCAGGAGGAGAAAATTAGGCATTGTCCCAAAATACAG GTTATCGACATCTCCATGATCCTCGCAGAGGCCATCCGTAGAACCCACAATGGCGAATCAGTGTCATACCTATTTAGCCACGTCCCCTTGTAA